The proteins below come from a single Elgaria multicarinata webbii isolate HBS135686 ecotype San Diego chromosome 11, rElgMul1.1.pri, whole genome shotgun sequence genomic window:
- the LOC134406886 gene encoding ras-related protein Rab-18-B-like isoform X1 has translation MKYKYLPSVIRSVPGRDARCGALVFLLPNSEVHLVIGLTMAQEDAASLPTLKLLLVGDSAVGKSSLLLRFTEDQFEPYLNATIGVDFKVKKMAIGNLSLQLAIWDTAGQERFRTLTPSYYRGAQGVILVYDVTRRETFLALESWLQELEMYTKKSVVKMLVGNKIDEPDREVERREGLQFARKHSMLFVEASAKMKDGVQNAFEEVVLRILQTPELWNIRREGVKLAESRALKEPDACNAYCSVA, from the exons ATGAAATACAAATATCTGCCTTCGGTTATAAGAAG tgtTCCTGGCAGAGACGCTAGGTGTGGTGCCCTGGTTTTCCTGCTGCCAAATTCTGAGGTGCATCTGGTAATAGGGCTCACCATGGCACAAGAGGATGCAGCATCCCTACCCAccttgaagctactgttggttgGTGACAGCGCAGTGGGGAAATCCAG CCTCTTGCTGAGATTCACTGAAGACCAGTTTGAGCCATACCTCAACGCGACCATTG GTGTTGATTTTAAAGTGAAGAAGATGGCGATCGGTAACCTTTCCCTGCAACTAGCGATATGG GACACAGCAGGGCAGGAGCGATTTCGAACGCTGACTCCCAGCTATTATCGAGGCGCTCAAGGTGTAATTTTAG TTTATGACGTCACCAGGAGAGAGACTTTTCTGGCCCTGGAGAgctggctgcaagagctggagaTGTATACAAAGAAAAGTGTGGTGAAGATGCTGGTGGGCAACAAAATCGATGAG CCCGATCGCGAGGTAGAAAGAAGGGAAGGCTTGCAGTTTGCTCGGAAACACTCCATGCTCTTCGTAG AGGCCAGCGCTAAGATGAAGGATGGAGTGCAAAATGCCTTCGAGGAAGTCGTCCTGAGGATCCTGCAGACTCCAGAGCTTTGGAATATCAGAAGAGAGGGAGTGAAATTGGCAGAGAGCCGAGCCCTTAAAGAACCCGACGCCTGCAACGCATATTGTTCTGTTGCTTAG
- the DUSP3 gene encoding dual specificity protein phosphatase 3 codes for MSEFQISVEELNDLLANGSGCYSLPSAHSNEVAPRIHVGNAFIAKNVMRLQRLGITHVLNAAEGKSFMHVNTNAEFYEGTNITYHGIKANDTQEFNLSRYFEEAADFIEKALAHKDGRVFVHCREGYSRSPTLVIAYLMLRQNMDVKTAVSTVRQKREIGPNDGFLKQLCQLNERLVKEGKLKKP; via the exons ATGTCAGAGTTCCAGATTTCGGTGGAAGAGCTCAACGACCTGCTGGCCAACGGCAGCGGCTGTTACAGCCTCCCCAGCGCGCACAGCAACGAGGTGGCGCCCCGCATCCACGTGGGCAACGC GTTCATAGCCAAAAATGTCATGCGGTTGCAACGCCTGGGGATCACCCATGTTCTGAATGCAGCGGAGGGCAAGTCATTCATGCATGTGAACACCAACGCGGAGTTCTACGAAGGGACCAACATCACTTACCATGGCATCAAGGCCAATGATACCCAGGAGTTCAACCTCAGCCGCTACTTTGAGGAAGCTGCTGACTTCATTGAGAAGGCATTAGCCCACAAAGATG GCCGGGTGTTTGTCCACTGCCGCGAAGGCTACAGCCGCTCGCCGACACTGGTCATTGCTTACCTCATGCTCCGGCAGAACATGGATGTCAAGACTGCCGTGAGCACCGTCCGGCAGAAGCGGGAGATCGGCCCCAACGACGGCTTCTTGAAGCAGCTCTGCCAGCTCAACGAGAGATTGGTGAAGGAGGGCAAGCTGAAGAAACCGTAG
- the LOC134406886 gene encoding ras-related protein Rab-18-B-like isoform X2 translates to MAQEDAASLPTLKLLLVGDSAVGKSSLLLRFTEDQFEPYLNATIGVDFKVKKMAIGNLSLQLAIWDTAGQERFRTLTPSYYRGAQGVILVYDVTRRETFLALESWLQELEMYTKKSVVKMLVGNKIDEPDREVERREGLQFARKHSMLFVEASAKMKDGVQNAFEEVVLRILQTPELWNIRREGVKLAESRALKEPDACNAYCSVA, encoded by the exons ATGGCACAAGAGGATGCAGCATCCCTACCCAccttgaagctactgttggttgGTGACAGCGCAGTGGGGAAATCCAG CCTCTTGCTGAGATTCACTGAAGACCAGTTTGAGCCATACCTCAACGCGACCATTG GTGTTGATTTTAAAGTGAAGAAGATGGCGATCGGTAACCTTTCCCTGCAACTAGCGATATGG GACACAGCAGGGCAGGAGCGATTTCGAACGCTGACTCCCAGCTATTATCGAGGCGCTCAAGGTGTAATTTTAG TTTATGACGTCACCAGGAGAGAGACTTTTCTGGCCCTGGAGAgctggctgcaagagctggagaTGTATACAAAGAAAAGTGTGGTGAAGATGCTGGTGGGCAACAAAATCGATGAG CCCGATCGCGAGGTAGAAAGAAGGGAAGGCTTGCAGTTTGCTCGGAAACACTCCATGCTCTTCGTAG AGGCCAGCGCTAAGATGAAGGATGGAGTGCAAAATGCCTTCGAGGAAGTCGTCCTGAGGATCCTGCAGACTCCAGAGCTTTGGAATATCAGAAGAGAGGGAGTGAAATTGGCAGAGAGCCGAGCCCTTAAAGAACCCGACGCCTGCAACGCATATTGTTCTGTTGCTTAG